The stretch of DNA GTTGGCACAATTTGAATCCCGGATGAGCCGCATCCCAGAACCGCGACTCTCTTGCCGTGGTAGTCCGCGCTGTCTGGCCACGCCGCACCGTGGATAAGCTGACCTCTGAAGCTCTTAAGACCGAGAATGTCCGGCCACTTCCAGTGACTGGTAAAGGTGAGTAAATGGCGGAGAGTATTCTCAGAGACGGTAACCCCTACTTCAAAATGCCAGACGCGTGGATCATAAAGTTACACCAGTCGATGACATGTCCCGTCTCGAGGTTCTTAATCTTCAAGTACCATCGGCCCCTATCGCCGTCCCAGGTAGCGTCTATCACGTGATGATTGAGCATCACGAA from Purpureocillium takamizusanense chromosome 6, complete sequence encodes:
- a CDS encoding uncharacterized protein (EggNog:ENOG503NUI0~COG:Q), whose translation is MLNHHVIDATWDGDRGRWYLKIKNLETGHVIDWCNFMIHASGILNHWKWPDILGLKSFRGQLIHGAAWPDSADYHGKRVAVLGCGSSGIQIVPTIQPDVEQLVNFIRTST